A window of the Verminephrobacter eiseniae EF01-2 genome harbors these coding sequences:
- a CDS encoding formate dehydrogenase beta subunit, which yields MSIRIFVPRDSAALALGADQVAAALDVQARQRGLDIELVRNGSRGMFWLEPLVEVQTPAGRVAYGPVAPGDVQDLLDAQFQTGAAHRLCLGLTQALTYLRQQERLTFARMGVTDPLSLADYQAHEGFAGLRRALALSPSEIVQQVLDSGLRGRGGAAFPAGIKWKTVAAASSAQKYIVCNADEGDSGTYSDRMAMEGDPFMLIEGMTIAAVATGATQGYIYIRSEYPHAIATMREAIAKASAAGFSGSNILKSGKTFHLEVRKAAGAYVCGEETAMLESIEGKRGVVRAKPPIPALKGLFGQPSVINNVITFASVPIILARGAAYYTDYGVGRSSGTLPFQLTGNIKHGGLIEKAFGITLRQLLFDFGGGSASGRPIKAVQVGGPLGAYVPERYWDVPMDYEAYAAVGVTVGHGGIVVHDDTADLSRLARYAMEFCAIESCGKCTPCRIGSTRGVEVLDRIAAGNNNAKQVELLRDLCDTMLHGSLCALGSMTPNPVLSALNHYPQDFGLAVPVAEIA from the coding sequence ATGAGCATCAGGATTTTCGTGCCACGCGATTCGGCTGCGCTGGCCCTTGGCGCAGATCAAGTGGCCGCTGCCCTCGATGTGCAAGCCCGGCAGCGCGGCCTGGACATTGAACTGGTGCGCAATGGCTCACGCGGCATGTTCTGGCTCGAACCTCTGGTGGAGGTGCAGACTCCGGCCGGTCGCGTCGCGTATGGTCCGGTAGCGCCCGGGGATGTGCAAGACTTACTGGATGCACAGTTTCAGACGGGAGCGGCCCATCGGTTGTGTTTGGGTTTGACGCAGGCATTGACTTACCTGCGTCAGCAAGAGCGTCTTACCTTTGCACGCATGGGTGTGACCGACCCGCTGTCCTTGGCGGATTATCAGGCACATGAAGGCTTTGCCGGTTTGCGCAGGGCCCTGGCTTTGAGTCCGTCCGAGATTGTGCAGCAAGTGCTCGACTCTGGCTTGCGCGGGCGTGGCGGCGCTGCCTTTCCGGCAGGCATCAAATGGAAGACGGTGGCTGCGGCCAGCAGTGCGCAAAAATATATTGTCTGTAACGCTGATGAAGGCGACTCCGGCACCTACTCCGACCGCATGGCGATGGAGGGTGACCCATTCATGCTCATCGAGGGCATGACCATTGCCGCAGTGGCCACTGGTGCGACGCAGGGCTACATCTACATCCGCTCCGAATACCCTCACGCCATTGCGACCATGCGGGAGGCGATTGCCAAGGCAAGTGCAGCAGGATTTTCAGGATCGAACATCCTGAAATCCGGAAAAACCTTTCATCTGGAAGTACGCAAGGCCGCTGGTGCCTATGTCTGTGGCGAGGAAACCGCCATGCTGGAGAGTATCGAGGGAAAACGCGGTGTGGTGCGTGCCAAACCACCGATTCCGGCCTTGAAAGGACTGTTTGGTCAGCCTTCGGTCATCAATAACGTGATTACCTTTGCTTCAGTGCCAATCATTCTTGCGCGCGGTGCTGCCTACTACACAGACTACGGCGTAGGCCGTTCCAGTGGCACTTTGCCATTTCAACTGACTGGCAATATCAAGCATGGGGGTCTGATCGAAAAAGCCTTTGGCATCACTCTGCGCCAACTTTTGTTCGATTTCGGTGGAGGCAGCGCGTCAGGACGCCCCATCAAAGCGGTGCAGGTGGGGGGGCCACTGGGTGCCTACGTGCCCGAGCGCTATTGGGATGTTCCCATGGATTACGAAGCCTATGCGGCCGTCGGAGTCACCGTGGGCCATGGCGGTATCGTGGTGCATGACGACACGGCTGATTTGTCCAGGTTGGCACGCTATGCCATGGAATTTTGTGCCATCGAGTCGTGTGGCAAATGCACGCCTTGCCGGATTGGTTCGACCCGAGGTGTTGAAGTGTTGGACCGTATCGCGGCCGGCAACAACAACGCCAAACAGGTCGAACTGCTGCGTGACTTGTGTGACACCATGCTGCACGGTTCGTTATGCGCATTGGGTAGCATGACCCCCAACCCGGTGCTGTCTGCACTGAACCATTACCCGCAAGATTTCGGCTTGGCTGTGCCGGTTGCCGAGATCGCTTGA
- a CDS encoding formate dehydrogenase subunit gamma produces the protein MLTESQQQIIQTIVDGKKHLPGGLLPMLHDIQDALGHIPAPALGLIAQELNLSRAEVHGVVTFYHFFRHEPAGKQVVQICRAEACQSMGADKLWEHACSRLNTQGGTTADGAVTLEPVYCLGLCSSSPAMVVDEQLHARVDTVKFDRLVAATGSVA, from the coding sequence ATGTTGACAGAATCGCAACAGCAAATCATCCAAACGATCGTCGATGGCAAAAAGCACCTGCCGGGTGGACTGCTTCCCATGCTTCACGACATTCAGGATGCGTTGGGTCATATACCAGCGCCGGCTCTTGGATTGATTGCCCAAGAACTCAATTTGTCGCGCGCTGAAGTGCATGGTGTAGTGACCTTTTATCATTTCTTTCGGCATGAACCTGCGGGCAAACAGGTGGTCCAAATTTGCCGTGCCGAAGCATGCCAGTCCATGGGGGCCGACAAACTGTGGGAGCACGCTTGCAGCCGATTGAATACCCAAGGCGGCACCACCGCCGATGGCGCGGTCACACTGGAGCCGGTGTATTGCTTGGGCCTGTGTTCATCATCGCCCGCCATGGTCGTGGACGAGCAATTGCATGCACGGGTCGATACCGTGAAATTTGATCGATTGGTAGCGGCTACCGGGAGCGTGGCATGA
- a CDS encoding OFA family MFS transporter translates to MASSMMGEQSFPKERPGLLDKEHIVAGPGFNRWLVPPAALAIHLCIGMAYGFSVFWLPLSKALGIKNSDACDKQDLLTQLFTTTCEWKVSTLGWMYILFFVLLGSSASLWGGWLERVGPRKVGVVSALCWCGGMLFSALGVYLHQFWMMVLGSGVIGGIGLGLGYISPVSTLIKWFPDRRGMAAGMAIMGFGGGAMIGSPLAADLMKYFATPTDVGVIQTFVVMALIYFVFMMAGAFGYRIPEPGWKPKGWTPKPSQVNNTMITQHHVHVSKVWGIPQFWLLWMVLCMNVSAGIGVIGMASPMLQEVFGGSLIGMPLKFVELDKAQLAAIAGVAAGFTALLSLFNIGGRFFWASISDMLGRRLTYAIFFVLGGILYFSIPGSAAAGSKLLFVAACCIILSMYGGGFATVPAYLADIFGSQMVGAIHGRLLTAWATAGIVGPTVVNYMREYQLGLGLPREQVYNQTMYILAGFLVVGLICNLLVRPLNPKWFMTPEELATEKRLAHEKVRSSESYGDGTHAHDKPSHPVLVVLAWLAVGLPLAWGIYRTSITVAKFF, encoded by the coding sequence ATGGCATCGAGCATGATGGGGGAGCAGTCCTTCCCCAAGGAAAGACCCGGCCTTCTTGACAAAGAACACATCGTGGCAGGTCCGGGCTTCAACCGTTGGTTGGTCCCCCCGGCGGCCTTGGCCATCCACCTGTGCATAGGCATGGCCTATGGCTTTTCGGTGTTTTGGCTGCCATTGTCCAAGGCGCTTGGAATCAAAAACTCTGACGCATGTGATAAACAAGATCTTTTGACGCAACTTTTCACTACGACCTGCGAGTGGAAAGTCTCCACCCTGGGTTGGATGTACATCCTGTTTTTCGTTTTGCTGGGATCATCCGCTTCGCTCTGGGGCGGGTGGCTCGAACGTGTTGGACCACGCAAAGTAGGCGTGGTGTCTGCCCTGTGCTGGTGTGGCGGCATGTTGTTCTCGGCCCTGGGAGTGTATTTGCACCAGTTCTGGATGATGGTTTTGGGCTCGGGCGTGATTGGTGGAATTGGACTCGGTCTGGGCTATATCTCGCCAGTATCGACACTGATCAAGTGGTTTCCCGACCGCCGGGGCATGGCTGCCGGCATGGCCATCATGGGGTTTGGTGGCGGGGCAATGATTGGCTCGCCTTTGGCTGCCGACTTGATGAAATACTTTGCCACTCCGACGGATGTCGGTGTGATACAGACCTTTGTCGTGATGGCGCTGATCTATTTCGTGTTCATGATGGCAGGCGCCTTTGGCTATCGTATCCCCGAACCAGGCTGGAAACCAAAGGGCTGGACACCCAAACCATCCCAAGTCAACAACACCATGATCACCCAGCACCATGTGCATGTCAGCAAAGTCTGGGGAATCCCCCAATTCTGGTTGCTCTGGATGGTGCTGTGCATGAATGTGAGCGCCGGCATCGGCGTCATCGGCATGGCCTCGCCCATGCTGCAAGAGGTCTTCGGGGGCTCGCTCATCGGCATGCCCCTGAAGTTTGTTGAATTGGACAAAGCGCAATTGGCTGCCATTGCTGGCGTGGCTGCGGGCTTCACGGCATTGTTGAGTCTGTTCAATATTGGCGGGAGATTTTTCTGGGCCTCCATCTCCGACATGCTGGGGCGGCGTCTGACATACGCCATATTTTTCGTGCTGGGCGGCATCCTTTATTTCAGTATTCCCGGGAGTGCAGCCGCTGGTTCCAAGCTCTTGTTCGTAGCCGCGTGCTGCATCATCCTGAGCATGTACGGAGGCGGTTTTGCGACGGTACCGGCCTATTTGGCTGACATCTTCGGCTCGCAGATGGTGGGCGCGATCCATGGCCGGCTGCTGACGGCGTGGGCCACGGCTGGCATCGTGGGCCCGACAGTCGTGAACTATATGCGTGAATACCAGCTTGGTTTAGGCTTGCCGCGTGAACAGGTCTACAACCAGACCATGTATATTCTCGCCGGATTTCTCGTGGTGGGCTTGATTTGCAATTTACTGGTGCGCCCCTTGAATCCCAAATGGTTCATGACACCGGAAGAGTTGGCAACGGAAAAGCGGCTGGCGCATGAAAAAGTCAGGTCATCGGAGTCATACGGTGATGGCACACACGCCCATGACAAACCAAGCCATCCTGTCCTCGTCGTGTTGGCATGGCTGGCGGTTGGTCTGCCACTGGCCTGGGGCATTTACCGCACCTCCATCACAGTGGCCAAATTTTTCTGA
- a CDS encoding LysR family transcriptional regulator: MSLFTSFRYLVALHREKHFGRAADACHITQPALSNAIRALEEEFGTAIVKRGRAFESFTPEGELIFISAQRMLHEQELLQQTLKGHSEQPVGALTLGAVPSAEPIAARFAGHLHALYPGLKLTVRSMSSPEIEAGLEELSVDIGLGYSDRIKSRPSKLAVMNQYTERYFLLRRASNPAKSGLRIADRPTSWSIASRLPLCLLTPEMHNRTIVDASFKKIGICVQPAIQTNSILTLGLTVLAGEMYSILPGALVSVLRGYSELEAVPLVDPDVLTPIGFMFAKSDRPSNAMRATLALANDPEWLTQAMAHVGLLEPRQ, encoded by the coding sequence ATGAGTTTGTTCACGTCATTTCGCTATCTCGTTGCGCTGCATCGGGAAAAACACTTTGGTCGGGCGGCAGATGCCTGCCATATCACACAGCCTGCTTTGTCAAACGCCATACGGGCACTGGAAGAAGAGTTCGGTACGGCCATCGTCAAGCGCGGGCGCGCGTTTGAGAGTTTTACGCCGGAAGGCGAACTGATCTTTATCAGTGCACAGCGCATGTTGCATGAACAGGAGCTTTTGCAGCAAACCCTCAAGGGCCATTCAGAACAACCTGTCGGAGCGTTGACGCTGGGTGCAGTGCCTTCCGCAGAACCGATTGCAGCCCGGTTTGCCGGACATTTGCATGCACTCTACCCGGGACTGAAATTGACGGTTCGCTCGATGAGTTCGCCAGAAATCGAAGCCGGCCTCGAGGAGCTTTCGGTAGACATTGGACTCGGCTATTCTGATCGGATCAAATCACGACCATCGAAGCTGGCTGTCATGAATCAATACACCGAACGGTATTTCTTGCTGCGCAGGGCGTCCAATCCGGCCAAATCCGGCCTGCGAATTGCGGATCGACCAACTTCCTGGAGCATCGCGTCGAGATTGCCTCTGTGTTTGCTGACACCGGAGATGCACAACCGGACAATCGTGGATGCAAGTTTCAAGAAAATTGGAATCTGCGTTCAACCGGCCATTCAAACCAATTCCATCCTCACCTTGGGCCTGACGGTGTTGGCAGGTGAGATGTACAGCATCCTGCCAGGTGCGCTGGTTTCGGTCTTGCGTGGTTACTCTGAATTGGAAGCAGTGCCTCTGGTGGACCCGGACGTTCTGACACCCATTGGCTTCATGTTCGCCAAATCCGACAGACCCTCCAATGCGATGCGTGCCACCCTGGCGCTGGCCAATGATCCTGAATGGTTGACGCAGGCAATGGCACATGTGGGTTTGTTGGAACCACGACAATGA
- a CDS encoding SDR family NAD(P)-dependent oxidoreductase, which yields MVEGKAVVVTGAGGGIGRAIALAMAQHGARVVVNDIGAAVDGAGRDAGPAQQVVDEIRALGGHAVANTDNVADAASATRIIGCALDSFGRIDAVVNNAGILRDRFFHKMSVDEWDSVIKVHLYGSYHVSRAAAVFFKEQGSGAMVHMTSTSGLIGNFGQANYAAAKLGIAALSKSIALDMLKFNVRSNCIAPFAWSRMIGSIPTDTEEQRVRVDKIRQMTPAKIAPLAVYLISDAAREVNGQIFSVRNNEISLISQPRPLRSIHRSEGWTPQAIAEHAMPALRASFFALDRSADVFSWDPV from the coding sequence ATGGTTGAAGGAAAAGCAGTGGTCGTCACCGGCGCGGGCGGTGGCATAGGGCGCGCCATCGCGTTGGCAATGGCGCAGCATGGCGCGCGCGTCGTGGTCAACGACATCGGCGCTGCCGTTGACGGCGCAGGTCGCGACGCGGGGCCTGCGCAACAGGTGGTCGATGAGATTCGGGCGCTGGGCGGGCACGCGGTTGCCAACACCGACAATGTGGCTGACGCTGCCAGCGCGACGCGGATCATCGGGTGCGCGCTCGACAGCTTTGGCCGCATCGACGCGGTGGTGAACAACGCCGGCATCCTGCGCGACCGTTTCTTTCACAAGATGTCCGTCGATGAGTGGGACTCGGTGATCAAGGTCCATCTCTATGGCAGCTACCATGTCAGTCGCGCGGCAGCGGTGTTTTTCAAGGAGCAAGGCTCGGGCGCCATGGTGCACATGACCTCGACCTCGGGCCTCATCGGCAACTTCGGGCAGGCCAACTATGCGGCAGCGAAGCTGGGCATTGCGGCGCTGTCCAAGTCGATCGCGCTGGACATGCTCAAGTTCAACGTCCGTTCCAACTGCATTGCCCCCTTCGCATGGAGCCGCATGATAGGTTCCATCCCGACCGACACCGAGGAGCAGCGTGTGCGTGTCGACAAGATCCGGCAGATGACGCCGGCCAAGATCGCGCCGCTGGCCGTCTACCTGATCAGCGATGCGGCCAGGGAGGTCAATGGCCAGATCTTCTCGGTGCGCAACAACGAGATCTCGCTGATCAGCCAGCCGCGCCCGTTGCGTTCCATCCATCGCTCCGAGGGCTGGACGCCGCAGGCCATCGCCGAGCATGCGATGCCGGCGTTGCGCGCCAGTTTCTTTGCGTTGGACCGCTCGGCGGATGTCTTCAGTTGGGATCCGGTCTGA
- a CDS encoding LysR substrate-binding domain-containing protein — protein sequence MNLHFDLFDLKLFTYVAEASSLTRGADRACISLAAASTRIKQMEEAIGGKLLNRTAQGVNLTAAGSAVLYHAKRVMQQMEHLRCDMQDFGKGIKGHVRVFANTSSITEYLPEKLAGFLTRHPAVQVDLREYLSEEIVRLVADGSADIGILAGDVHTGQFDAWSFGRNQLVLALPAGHPLADAGAAAFVDTLGEQHVGLHHGSAIHRFLMRKAELAGQGYSPRIQVSSFEAICLMIEAGVGVGVLPASSARRLAKALRITIVPLTDHWAERELKIVTRSRELLPASARELLDHLAQPG from the coding sequence GTGAATCTGCATTTCGACCTGTTTGATTTGAAACTCTTCACCTACGTGGCTGAGGCGAGCAGCCTTACGCGCGGTGCGGACAGGGCCTGCATTTCACTGGCCGCCGCGTCCACGCGCATCAAGCAGATGGAGGAAGCCATCGGCGGCAAGTTGCTCAATCGCACGGCGCAGGGGGTGAATCTGACGGCCGCCGGCTCGGCTGTGCTCTACCACGCCAAGCGGGTGATGCAGCAGATGGAGCATCTGCGCTGCGACATGCAGGATTTCGGCAAGGGCATCAAGGGCCATGTGCGCGTGTTCGCCAACACCAGTTCCATCACCGAGTACCTGCCGGAAAAGCTGGCTGGTTTTTTGACCCGCCATCCGGCGGTGCAGGTCGACCTGCGCGAATACCTCAGCGAGGAGATCGTGCGTCTGGTGGCCGACGGCAGTGCCGACATCGGCATTTTGGCCGGCGATGTGCATACCGGCCAATTCGACGCCTGGTCTTTTGGGCGCAACCAACTGGTGCTGGCGCTTCCGGCCGGGCACCCGCTGGCCGACGCGGGTGCGGCGGCTTTCGTTGACACCCTGGGCGAGCAGCATGTGGGCTTGCACCATGGCAGCGCCATCCACCGCTTCCTGATGCGCAAGGCCGAATTGGCGGGCCAGGGCTACAGCCCGCGCATACAGGTCAGCAGCTTCGAGGCGATTTGTCTGATGATCGAGGCCGGTGTCGGTGTCGGCGTGCTGCCGGCCTCTTCCGCGCGCCGCCTGGCCAAAGCGCTGCGCATCACCATCGTGCCCCTGACCGACCACTGGGCCGAGCGCGAGCTCAAGATCGTCACCCGTAGCCGCGAGTTGCTGCCGGCTTCGGCGCGCGAGTTGCTCGACCACCTGGCGCAGCCGGGTTAG
- a CDS encoding RraA family protein, with translation MSTTTDSLLPRLQSCYTGILHDVMRAAGLRDFTLPPTLRPLIAGRKLCGPAFTVNGRVDPGADPHETLMAWTGFLSRAEPGHIAVIQPNDSVVAHMGELSAETLGGKGVLGVIADGGLRDAEFIIAQGFQVWHRYFTPRDVVGYWLPDALQVPVRIGAVTVNPGDLLLADTDGVICIPLAQAEAVISQAETMMARENLVRSAILTGTDPQQAYLKYRKF, from the coding sequence ATGAGCACCACCACCGATTCGTTGCTGCCCCGGCTACAGTCCTGCTACACCGGCATCCTGCATGACGTGATGCGTGCTGCGGGCCTGCGCGACTTCACGCTGCCGCCGACGCTGCGCCCGCTGATCGCCGGGCGCAAACTCTGCGGCCCGGCCTTCACGGTCAACGGCCGCGTCGATCCCGGCGCCGATCCCCATGAGACGCTGATGGCCTGGACCGGTTTTCTCTCGCGTGCCGAGCCGGGCCACATCGCCGTGATACAGCCCAACGACTCGGTGGTCGCGCACATGGGCGAGCTTTCGGCCGAAACGCTCGGCGGCAAGGGCGTGTTGGGCGTGATTGCCGACGGTGGCCTGCGCGATGCCGAGTTCATCATCGCGCAGGGCTTTCAGGTCTGGCACCGCTACTTCACGCCGCGTGACGTGGTGGGCTACTGGTTGCCGGACGCGCTGCAAGTGCCGGTGCGCATCGGCGCGGTCACGGTCAACCCGGGCGACCTGCTGCTGGCCGACACCGATGGCGTGATCTGCATTCCACTGGCGCAGGCCGAGGCGGTGATCAGCCAGGCCGAGACCATGATGGCGCGCGAAAACCTCGTGCGCAGCGCCATCCTCACCGGCACCGACCCGCAACAGGCCTACCTGAAGTACCGCAAGTTCTGA
- a CDS encoding lytic transglycosylase domain-containing protein, with protein sequence MGAGQATSAVAGPGAVSRRACLTALAAPAAWLAGPQTAQAQGQGQLEEPLIDSVRTALSSAIANQAPPEPEFFSTESRLHYLRWLGTQSARLRGRKPEWEVRRDFLQTLWYECKRAGLDTALVLGLIQVESGFRKFAVSSVGARGYMQVMPFWTRVIGDGDPGKLFHMQTNLRFGCVILRHYLDREQGDLFMALGRYNGSRGRPAYPTAVLGAQRNWLFAERPTAPAA encoded by the coding sequence ATGGGAGCGGGGCAAGCAACCTCTGCCGTCGCCGGCCCGGGTGCGGTGTCCCGGCGCGCCTGTCTGACAGCGCTGGCAGCGCCCGCCGCCTGGTTGGCCGGGCCGCAGACGGCGCAGGCACAGGGGCAGGGGCAATTGGAGGAGCCGCTGATCGACTCCGTGCGCACGGCCCTGAGCTCGGCGATTGCAAACCAGGCGCCGCCCGAACCGGAGTTCTTCAGCACCGAGTCCCGTCTGCACTATCTGCGCTGGCTTGGCACCCAGAGCGCCCGGTTGCGCGGCCGCAAGCCCGAATGGGAAGTACGGCGCGATTTCCTGCAAACGCTGTGGTATGAGTGCAAGCGCGCCGGGCTGGATACGGCGCTGGTGCTCGGGCTGATCCAGGTTGAAAGCGGGTTTCGCAAGTTTGCCGTGTCCAGCGTAGGCGCGCGTGGCTACATGCAGGTGATGCCGTTCTGGACGCGCGTGATCGGTGACGGGGATCCGGGCAAGCTGTTTCACATGCAAACCAATCTGCGCTTTGGCTGCGTGATCCTGCGCCACTATCTCGACCGCGAGCAGGGGGATCTGTTCATGGCCCTGGGGCGTTATAACGGCAGCCGTGGTCGCCCGGCGTACCCGACCGCCGTGCTCGGCGCCCAACGCAACTGGCTGTTTGCCGAGCGGCCCACTGCACCTGCGGCCTGA
- a CDS encoding proline--tRNA ligase: MKASRFFVSTLKDAPADAEVVSHQLMMRAGLIKKLGAGIYSYMPMGLRVLRKIEAIVREEMNRAGAVELTMPVVQPAELWQETGRFDKMGPELLRIQDRHGRDFVVQPTSEEVITDIARQELRSYKQLPKNFYQIQTKFRDERRPRFGLMRGREFIMKDAYSFDRDPAAAKASYLVMEQAYRRIFDRFGLTYRAVAADSGAIGGDLSEEFQVVAATGEDAIVYCPQSDYAANMEKAEALAPSGVRGAATRALNKTSTPDKSTCAEVAQWLGVPLQSTVKSLVMATDEAQAADGSVKSQVWLLLLRGDHDMNQVKVAKLPGLGQGLRFATLDEIEAHFGCQPGYLGPIGLQKPLKIVADRDVALMADWICGANEAHWHLTGVNWGRDLPEPDMVADLRNVVAGDRSPDGKGVLAIERGIEVGHVFYLGTKYSRAMNASFLDENGKPQPLEMGCYGIGITRLPAAAIEQNHDARGIIWPDAIAPFTAVICPIGMERSAAVQAAADKLYADFLAAGIDVLLDDRGERPGAMFADWELIGVPHRVVISERGLKEDQLEYQHRRDQSATKVAAADILAHVKGRMTV, encoded by the coding sequence ATGAAAGCCTCCCGATTTTTTGTTTCCACCCTCAAGGACGCTCCGGCCGACGCCGAAGTGGTCAGCCACCAACTGATGATGCGAGCGGGGCTGATCAAGAAGCTCGGCGCCGGGATCTATAGCTACATGCCGATGGGGCTGCGGGTGCTGCGCAAGATCGAGGCCATCGTGCGCGAAGAAATGAACCGCGCCGGCGCGGTGGAGTTGACCATGCCGGTAGTGCAGCCCGCAGAACTGTGGCAAGAGACCGGGCGGTTTGACAAAATGGGGCCCGAACTGCTGCGCATCCAGGATCGCCATGGCCGTGACTTCGTCGTGCAGCCAACCAGCGAAGAGGTGATCACCGACATCGCCAGGCAGGAGTTGCGCAGCTACAAGCAATTGCCGAAAAACTTCTACCAGATCCAGACCAAGTTCCGCGACGAGCGCCGGCCCCGCTTTGGCCTGATGCGCGGACGCGAATTCATCATGAAAGACGCCTACAGCTTCGACCGGGACCCGGCGGCGGCCAAGGCCAGCTACCTGGTGATGGAGCAGGCCTACCGCCGCATCTTCGACCGCTTTGGGCTGACCTACCGCGCGGTGGCTGCCGACAGCGGCGCCATCGGCGGCGACCTGAGCGAAGAGTTCCAGGTGGTGGCCGCCACCGGCGAGGACGCGATCGTCTATTGCCCCCAAAGCGATTACGCAGCGAACATGGAAAAGGCCGAAGCCCTGGCGCCGTCCGGCGTCCGTGGCGCCGCCACCCGGGCGCTGAACAAGACGTCCACCCCCGACAAGAGCACCTGTGCCGAAGTCGCCCAGTGGCTCGGCGTACCCTTGCAGAGCACGGTCAAGTCGCTGGTCATGGCCACGGACGAGGCACAGGCAGCCGATGGCTCCGTCAAGAGCCAGGTCTGGTTGCTGCTGTTGCGCGGCGACCATGACATGAACCAGGTCAAGGTGGCCAAGTTGCCGGGGCTGGGCCAGGGCCTGCGCTTTGCCACGCTGGACGAAATCGAAGCGCACTTTGGCTGCCAGCCCGGCTACCTGGGGCCGATCGGCCTGCAAAAGCCGCTGAAGATCGTGGCCGACCGCGACGTGGCGCTGATGGCCGACTGGATCTGCGGCGCCAACGAAGCGCACTGGCACCTGACCGGCGTGAACTGGGGCCGTGACCTGCCCGAGCCCGACATGGTGGCCGACCTGCGCAATGTGGTGGCGGGCGACCGTTCGCCCGACGGCAAGGGGGTGTTGGCGATCGAGCGTGGCATCGAAGTGGGCCATGTGTTCTACCTGGGCACCAAGTACAGCCGCGCGATGAACGCCAGTTTCCTCGACGAGAACGGCAAACCCCAGCCGCTGGAAATGGGCTGCTACGGCATCGGGATCACGCGCCTGCCGGCGGCCGCCATCGAGCAAAACCATGACGCGCGGGGCATCATCTGGCCGGACGCGATTGCGCCTTTCACGGCCGTGATCTGCCCCATCGGCATGGAGCGCAGCGCAGCCGTGCAGGCCGCAGCGGACAAGCTGTACGCCGACTTCCTGGCCGCCGGTATCGACGTGCTGCTCGACGACCGTGGCGAGCGCCCGGGCGCGATGTTTGCCGACTGGGAACTGATCGGCGTGCCGCACCGTGTGGTGATCTCCGAGCGGGGCCTCAAAGAGGACCAGTTGGAATACCAGCACCGCCGCGACCAGAGCGCCACCAAGGTGGCTGCCGCCGACATCCTGGCCCATGTCAAGGGCCGCATGACGGTGTGA
- a CDS encoding RNA pyrophosphohydrolase: MLDRDGFRPNVGIVLLNQKNQVFWGKRIRTHSWQFPQGGIDRGETPEQAMFRELHEEVGLLPDHVRVVARTRDWLRYEVPDRYVRRDARGHYKGQKQIWYLLQLVGHDWNLNLRATNHPEFDAWRWNDYWVPLDVVIEFKRSVYALALTELARYLPRHEPRNRYLRSGMRTRDGEHAGLFLTRVMSPKPGIQLPPGACFDPIPPTGMPDEREGLPFTAMPR, encoded by the coding sequence ATGCTTGACCGGGACGGCTTTCGGCCGAACGTCGGCATCGTCTTGCTCAACCAGAAAAACCAGGTGTTCTGGGGCAAACGAATACGCACCCATAGCTGGCAGTTTCCACAGGGGGGCATTGACCGGGGCGAAACCCCCGAGCAAGCCATGTTCCGGGAACTGCACGAAGAGGTGGGGTTGTTGCCCGACCATGTGCGCGTGGTGGCCCGCACCCGGGACTGGCTGCGCTACGAGGTGCCTGACCGGTATGTCCGCCGCGATGCTCGCGGACACTACAAGGGCCAGAAACAAATCTGGTATCTGCTGCAACTGGTCGGACATGACTGGAATTTGAACCTGCGCGCCACCAACCACCCGGAGTTCGACGCCTGGCGCTGGAACGACTACTGGGTTCCGCTGGACGTGGTGATCGAGTTCAAGCGCAGCGTCTATGCGCTGGCGCTCACCGAACTGGCGCGCTATCTGCCACGCCATGAACCGCGCAACCGCTATCTGCGCAGCGGCATGCGCACGCGCGACGGCGAGCATGCGGGCCTGTTCCTCACCAGGGTCATGTCCCCCAAGCCCGGCATACAACTGCCGCCGGGTGCCTGTTTCGACCCGATTCCGCCGACCGGCATGCCGGATGAGCGCGAGGGGTTGCCGTTCACGGCCATGCCACGCTGA